Proteins encoded together in one Priestia aryabhattai window:
- a CDS encoding YjjG family noncanonical pyrimidine nucleotidase: MKTYRTLLFDIDNTLLDFNAAEEQALQLLFANHDIPLTEESKKRYSLTNQRLWTAFEENKISREQVVNTRFSTLCKEYGIEKDGKLLEAEYRTYLNNGHQLIDGAIELIKNLSSHYELYVVTNGVSATQYKRLQDSGLYPYFKEIFVSEDTGFQKPMKEYFDYVFSRIKELSVHETLIVGDSLSADIQGGQLAGIDTCWFNPQKKKNDTNWISTYEIGRLQELYDLLNVNNEVASVQV; the protein is encoded by the coding sequence ATGAAAACATACCGAACGTTGCTATTTGACATTGATAATACGCTCTTAGATTTTAACGCAGCCGAAGAGCAGGCTTTACAGCTTCTTTTTGCTAACCATGATATTCCGCTGACTGAGGAAAGCAAAAAACGTTATAGTTTGACAAACCAGAGGTTATGGACAGCTTTTGAAGAAAATAAAATAAGCCGTGAGCAAGTTGTAAATACTCGTTTTTCTACTCTATGTAAAGAATATGGAATAGAGAAGGATGGAAAGCTACTTGAAGCAGAGTATCGAACGTATTTGAACAATGGCCATCAGCTAATTGACGGAGCAATTGAGTTAATTAAAAACCTGAGCAGTCACTATGAGTTATATGTTGTTACAAATGGCGTATCGGCTACACAATATAAGCGACTTCAAGATTCAGGTCTATATCCTTATTTTAAAGAAATATTTGTTTCAGAAGATACAGGTTTTCAAAAACCTATGAAGGAATATTTTGATTATGTTTTTTCACGTATAAAAGAGCTGTCCGTGCATGAAACATTGATTGTTGGGGATTCTTTGAGTGCAGACATTCAAGGCGGGCAGCTAGCCGGTATTGATACGTGCTGGTTTAATCCTCAGAAAAAAAAGAATGATACAAATTGGATTTCAACCTATGAAATAGGAAGACTTCAAGAGCTTTATGACCTGCTGAACGTAAATAATGAAGTAGCTTCAGTACAAGTGTAA